A single region of the Carassius gibelio isolate Cgi1373 ecotype wild population from Czech Republic chromosome A14, carGib1.2-hapl.c, whole genome shotgun sequence genome encodes:
- the LOC128027229 gene encoding uncharacterized protein LOC128027229 isoform X1, whose product MRTWQCIVSISIFVLLWYFSEFEQIWTQALCCFLCLMNFTLRNQDCNKKQARLETSTQTDDTDEETELQTKTGHHVGVIDEIDATRSGQTLSQTMQYPNTQRSLLQVFECAYAHLVKPWYTVPELVDSQPLHRALQTEFNLIVERVICKAENFNLSVTSVGCIRIFTQHLHKAKQSDGSPMFGSRSEEMAVLRSFSEALVRNLFPEYLLEAKLYQCFLNEIVATKALDVLVTYLCNPDNLNQMLVSQLDRVSSKSSTGDRPNSDRKGTPSPVGCKKEEGFTDEAEDALSEVKKEKKKAGNRVKEKIYKIVDKVKSKKPKKKKPKEENTILARGSAAMAADDESSRESSIRSNMDSDYDSETDVYLTTFFQEDMMEFKLPYEMWRVGKWAVRVTNVQRENEELCFTVHLEERNNPENLNWDVKKTQTDILQFHNLWQESEEMGSSTLPSVSAIVEKTKNDLDGAHIEEVRSALEHFLQELVSDTQLGQTLLVFQFLCPIALLLSNNEDNGGVWSFLNGLASFLTPGKDEDESHNPRGEDKLDEAGASVHHSGPMAQPACMDTNEEPKEDIVEGPIASNVRFRNGEPETEDQTSEQDVVSDGREIPAESLDVSVNTSKLVSPSGHLSDSSSLQFDSVDGFTSAQTVEKTNKKEKLTQKKLNVEQKLKVKEKTGQLKEEKKESQTNLEQTEATKAIFELLKEIIVSSGNSVLIFLFDALLKAVQPLVKKKINNFLKMMHPTEVQIASYIDNLRENIWPEGNVPIQPPRDSEEKHATMEKALQLINSNYSNVLILKKTEVETLFKIFQDTEENKKLVYKLLSYVLREFLPGETAKDFVF is encoded by the exons ATGCGCACTTGGCAGTGCATCGTCTCCATTAGTATATTTGTACTTCTTTGGTACTTCTCAGAGTTTGAACAAATATGGACACAAGCCCTCTGTTGttttttatgccttatgaatttcACTTTAAGAAACCAAGACTGTAACAAAAAACAAGCGAGGCTGGAAACGAGCACTCAGACGGATGATACAGATGAAGAAACAGAACTACAG ACAAAGACAGGTCACCATGTTGGTGTCATTGATGAGATTGATGCTACCAGAAGCGGACAGACTTTGTCTCAGACAATGCAATATCCAAATACACAGAGGTCACTTCTCCAgg TCTTTGAATGTGCCTATGCTCACCTGGTCAAGCCGTGGTACACAGTTCCAGAATTGGTGGACAGTCAGCCCCTTCATAGGGCACTACAGACGGAGTTTAACCTGATAGTCGAGAGAGTCATCTGCAAAGCAGAAAACTTCAATCTGTCCGTTACCAGTGTGGGTTGTATTAGGATCTTCACTCAACACCTGCATAAAGCAAAGCAGTCAGATGG TTCTCCAATGTTTGGTTCAAGATCTGAGGAGATGGCAGTCCTCAGGTCCTTCTCCGAAGCTCTGGTGCGAAACCTTTTTCCTGAGTACCTTTTGGAAGCAAAACTCTACCAGTGTTTCCTAAATGAGATTGTTGCTACTAAAG CTCTTGATGTGCTTGTGACATACCTCTGTAATCCGGACAACCTGAATCAGATGCTGGTTTCGCAGCTGGATAGAGTATCCTCTAAAAGCTCAACAGGAGACCGGCCAAACTCAGATAGGAAAGGCACACCATCTCCCGTAGGATGTAAAAAAGAGGAAGG ATTTACAGATGAAGCAGAGGATGCTCTATCTGaagtcaaaaaagaaaagaagaagg CAGGCAATAGGGTCAaagaaaaaatctataaaattgtTGATAAGGTCAAGTCAAAGAAacccaaaaagaaaaaacctAAGGAGGAGAATACTATATTGGCACGAGGATCTGCTGCTATGGCAGCTGATGATGAAAGCAGCAGAGAGAGCTCCATTAGAAGCAACATGGACTCCGATTAT GACAGTGAAACGGATGTTTACCTGACAACATTTTTCCAAGAGGACATGATGGAGTTTAAGCTTCCCTATGAGATGTGGCGGGTGGGGAAGTGGGCAGTCCGTGTTACAAAT GTTCAGAGGGAAAATGAAGAGCTGTGTTTCACGGTTCACCTGGAGGAGAGAAATAACCCTGAGAATCTCAACTGGGATGTGAAAAAGACCCAAACAGATATACTTCAGTTTCACAACCTCTGGCAAGAGAGTGAGGAAATG gGAAGTTCAACTTTACCCTCCGTGTCTGCAATAGTAGAGAAGACAAAGAATGATCTTGACGGTGCACACATAGAAGAAGTTAGATCAGCCTTGGAGCACTTTTTGCAA GAGCTGGTTTCTGATACACAACTTGGTCAGACTCTGCTTGTATTCCAGTTCTTGTGTCCCATTGCACTGCTGCTGAGTAATAATGAAGATAATGGCGGTGTCTGGAGTTTTCTGAATGGACTTGCAAGCTTTCTTACTCCTGGCAAAGACGAGGATGAG tcccATAACCCCAGAGGAGAGGATAAGCTTGATGAAGCAGGAGCCTCAGTACATCACAGTGGACCGATGGCACAGCCAGCCTGCATGGACACAAACGAAGAGCCAAAGGAGGACATTGTAGAAGGGCCAATAGCTTCAAACGTTAGGTTCAGAAACGGAGAACCAGAAACCGAAGACCAGACCTCTGAACAGGATGTGGTTTCAGATGGACGGGAGATTCCTGCTGAAAGTCTAGATGTCTCTGTTAATACGTCAAAATTAGTCAGTCCTTCAGGACACTTGAGTGATAGCTCAAGCTTACAGTTTGACTCAGTTGATGGCTTTACAAGTGCTCAGACTgtggagaaaacaaacaaaaaagaaaagttaactcaaaaaaagttaaatgtagaacaaaagttaaaagtaaaagaaaaaactgGACAGCTCAAGGAAGAGAAAAAGGAGTCCCAGACCAACTTGGAGCAAACCGAGGCTACTAAAGCCATATTTGAGTTACTTAAGGAAATAATTG TATCTTCAGGAAACTCAGTTCTCATTTTCCTTTTTGATGCCCTTCTAAAAGCAGTCCAGCCTTTGGTAAAAAA GAAAATAAACAACTTTTTGAAAATGATGCATCCCACCGAAGTTCAGATTGCATCCTACATTGACAACTTACGGGAGAATATATGGCCAGAGGGAAATGTGCCCATCCAGCCGCCACGTGACAGTGAGGAGAAACACGCGACCATGGAGAAGGCTCTGCAGCTTATTAATTCAAATT ATTCAAACGTTTTAATCCTCAAGAAGACTGAAGTTGAAACTTTGTTCAAGATCTTCCAGGACACAGAGGAGAACAAGAAACTGGTTTAT AAGCTGCTGTCATATGTTCTAAGGGAGTTCCTACCTGGAGAAACTGCTAAGGattttgttttctaa
- the LOC128027229 gene encoding uncharacterized protein LOC128027229 isoform X2 — MRTWQCIVSISIFVLLWYFSEFEQIWTQALCCFLCLMNFTLRNQDCNKKQARLETSTQTDDTDEETELQTKTGHHVGVIDEIDATRSGQTLSQTMQYPNTQRSLLQVFECAYAHLVKPWYTVPELVDSQPLHRALQTEFNLIVERVICKAENFNLSVTSVGCIRIFTQHLHKAKQSDGSPMFGSRSEEMAVLRSFSEALVRNLFPEYLLEAKLYQCFLNEIVATKALDVLVTYLCNPDNLNQMLVSQLDRVSSKSSTGDRPNSDRKGTPSPVGCKKEEGFTDEAEDALSEVKKEKKKGNRVKEKIYKIVDKVKSKKPKKKKPKEENTILARGSAAMAADDESSRESSIRSNMDSDYDSETDVYLTTFFQEDMMEFKLPYEMWRVGKWAVRVTNVQRENEELCFTVHLEERNNPENLNWDVKKTQTDILQFHNLWQESEEMGSSTLPSVSAIVEKTKNDLDGAHIEEVRSALEHFLQELVSDTQLGQTLLVFQFLCPIALLLSNNEDNGGVWSFLNGLASFLTPGKDEDESHNPRGEDKLDEAGASVHHSGPMAQPACMDTNEEPKEDIVEGPIASNVRFRNGEPETEDQTSEQDVVSDGREIPAESLDVSVNTSKLVSPSGHLSDSSSLQFDSVDGFTSAQTVEKTNKKEKLTQKKLNVEQKLKVKEKTGQLKEEKKESQTNLEQTEATKAIFELLKEIIVSSGNSVLIFLFDALLKAVQPLVKKKINNFLKMMHPTEVQIASYIDNLRENIWPEGNVPIQPPRDSEEKHATMEKALQLINSNYSNVLILKKTEVETLFKIFQDTEENKKLVYKLLSYVLREFLPGETAKDFVF; from the exons ATGCGCACTTGGCAGTGCATCGTCTCCATTAGTATATTTGTACTTCTTTGGTACTTCTCAGAGTTTGAACAAATATGGACACAAGCCCTCTGTTGttttttatgccttatgaatttcACTTTAAGAAACCAAGACTGTAACAAAAAACAAGCGAGGCTGGAAACGAGCACTCAGACGGATGATACAGATGAAGAAACAGAACTACAG ACAAAGACAGGTCACCATGTTGGTGTCATTGATGAGATTGATGCTACCAGAAGCGGACAGACTTTGTCTCAGACAATGCAATATCCAAATACACAGAGGTCACTTCTCCAgg TCTTTGAATGTGCCTATGCTCACCTGGTCAAGCCGTGGTACACAGTTCCAGAATTGGTGGACAGTCAGCCCCTTCATAGGGCACTACAGACGGAGTTTAACCTGATAGTCGAGAGAGTCATCTGCAAAGCAGAAAACTTCAATCTGTCCGTTACCAGTGTGGGTTGTATTAGGATCTTCACTCAACACCTGCATAAAGCAAAGCAGTCAGATGG TTCTCCAATGTTTGGTTCAAGATCTGAGGAGATGGCAGTCCTCAGGTCCTTCTCCGAAGCTCTGGTGCGAAACCTTTTTCCTGAGTACCTTTTGGAAGCAAAACTCTACCAGTGTTTCCTAAATGAGATTGTTGCTACTAAAG CTCTTGATGTGCTTGTGACATACCTCTGTAATCCGGACAACCTGAATCAGATGCTGGTTTCGCAGCTGGATAGAGTATCCTCTAAAAGCTCAACAGGAGACCGGCCAAACTCAGATAGGAAAGGCACACCATCTCCCGTAGGATGTAAAAAAGAGGAAGG ATTTACAGATGAAGCAGAGGATGCTCTATCTGaagtcaaaaaagaaaagaagaagg GCAATAGGGTCAaagaaaaaatctataaaattgtTGATAAGGTCAAGTCAAAGAAacccaaaaagaaaaaacctAAGGAGGAGAATACTATATTGGCACGAGGATCTGCTGCTATGGCAGCTGATGATGAAAGCAGCAGAGAGAGCTCCATTAGAAGCAACATGGACTCCGATTAT GACAGTGAAACGGATGTTTACCTGACAACATTTTTCCAAGAGGACATGATGGAGTTTAAGCTTCCCTATGAGATGTGGCGGGTGGGGAAGTGGGCAGTCCGTGTTACAAAT GTTCAGAGGGAAAATGAAGAGCTGTGTTTCACGGTTCACCTGGAGGAGAGAAATAACCCTGAGAATCTCAACTGGGATGTGAAAAAGACCCAAACAGATATACTTCAGTTTCACAACCTCTGGCAAGAGAGTGAGGAAATG gGAAGTTCAACTTTACCCTCCGTGTCTGCAATAGTAGAGAAGACAAAGAATGATCTTGACGGTGCACACATAGAAGAAGTTAGATCAGCCTTGGAGCACTTTTTGCAA GAGCTGGTTTCTGATACACAACTTGGTCAGACTCTGCTTGTATTCCAGTTCTTGTGTCCCATTGCACTGCTGCTGAGTAATAATGAAGATAATGGCGGTGTCTGGAGTTTTCTGAATGGACTTGCAAGCTTTCTTACTCCTGGCAAAGACGAGGATGAG tcccATAACCCCAGAGGAGAGGATAAGCTTGATGAAGCAGGAGCCTCAGTACATCACAGTGGACCGATGGCACAGCCAGCCTGCATGGACACAAACGAAGAGCCAAAGGAGGACATTGTAGAAGGGCCAATAGCTTCAAACGTTAGGTTCAGAAACGGAGAACCAGAAACCGAAGACCAGACCTCTGAACAGGATGTGGTTTCAGATGGACGGGAGATTCCTGCTGAAAGTCTAGATGTCTCTGTTAATACGTCAAAATTAGTCAGTCCTTCAGGACACTTGAGTGATAGCTCAAGCTTACAGTTTGACTCAGTTGATGGCTTTACAAGTGCTCAGACTgtggagaaaacaaacaaaaaagaaaagttaactcaaaaaaagttaaatgtagaacaaaagttaaaagtaaaagaaaaaactgGACAGCTCAAGGAAGAGAAAAAGGAGTCCCAGACCAACTTGGAGCAAACCGAGGCTACTAAAGCCATATTTGAGTTACTTAAGGAAATAATTG TATCTTCAGGAAACTCAGTTCTCATTTTCCTTTTTGATGCCCTTCTAAAAGCAGTCCAGCCTTTGGTAAAAAA GAAAATAAACAACTTTTTGAAAATGATGCATCCCACCGAAGTTCAGATTGCATCCTACATTGACAACTTACGGGAGAATATATGGCCAGAGGGAAATGTGCCCATCCAGCCGCCACGTGACAGTGAGGAGAAACACGCGACCATGGAGAAGGCTCTGCAGCTTATTAATTCAAATT ATTCAAACGTTTTAATCCTCAAGAAGACTGAAGTTGAAACTTTGTTCAAGATCTTCCAGGACACAGAGGAGAACAAGAAACTGGTTTAT AAGCTGCTGTCATATGTTCTAAGGGAGTTCCTACCTGGAGAAACTGCTAAGGattttgttttctaa
- the LOC128027231 gene encoding ubiquitin-conjugating enzyme E2 A: MSTPARRRLMRDFKRLQEDPPAGVSGAPSENNIMVWNAVIFGPEGTPFEDGTFKLTIEFTEEYPNKPPTVRFVSKMFHPNVYADGSICLDILQNRWSPTYDVSSILTSIQSLLDEPNPNSPANSQAAQLYQENKREYEKRVSAIVEQSWRDC, from the exons ATGTCTACCCCAGCAAGACGGCGTCTGATGAGAGATTTTAAACG TCTCCAGGAGGATCCACCAGCAGGAGTTAGCGGAGCCCCGTCGGAAAACAACATCATGGTCTGGAACGCTGTCATTTTTGG CCCTGAAGGAACACCCTTTGAAGATG GAACTTTCAAACTAACAATAGAATTTACAGAAGAATATCCAAACAAACCTCCTACAGTTCGGTTTGTCTCCAAAATGTTTCACCCTAATG TTTATGCAGATGGTAGTATATGTTTGGATATTCTTCAGAATCGCTGGAGTCCAACATATGATGTTTCCTCAATTTTAACCTCAATACAG TCTTTACTGGATGAGCCGAACCCAAACAGCCCTGCCAACAGCCAGGCAGCTCAGCTGTACCAGGAAAACAAGAGAGAGTATGAGAAGCGTGTGTCGGCCATTGTGGAACAGAGCTGGCGTGACTGTTGA